A region of Vitis vinifera cultivar Pinot Noir 40024 chromosome 13, ASM3070453v1 DNA encodes the following proteins:
- the LOC100249637 gene encoding uncharacterized protein LOC100249637 isoform X3, translating into MDSAVLAFHKNSIWARNAGCLTDGEKVYDDSSGNEQKRGQQWLMDATEPELFCNKKQAVEAVNSWNISGISNMNDSPCGNISSFASVSGPFLDRLFGTDLKIIHPLSRNIPSASTGNMDMGRKGFEFPFRSDSSFGLSMSHAIADPSFNYSGIRKVKVNEVRDSDNGMPVGMGHFYNRGGYNMISAGSAYNKSDYSNISLGPVYNNGNQNTISMGAYFNKATSNFGSRSHTFNQETGNSISMGHTYHKVDRSVLSMGHFYDNGNGNFLSKVQQHGKEDGSIMSMSPAYNKGHEKFISMGPSYSEANGNFGTMGMVYSKHNDDIMSMGPTNDRVETGNVSLCLTTLTYDNEDSSILSMGHNYNKGQNNTVSFGGFHEEPETNSSGRIIGSYDLLMSRSSAQAPEAVCQKDAQASEILCQQDARASGVLGQKDTQASEILGQKDAQTSQVLTQKDAQLSEIPGQQEVQTSEQVLSQKYLAQSNADPAASCTPKATSKTDTVSKNKQINTKKDPSSHFPLNVKSLLSTGMFDGVPVKYVSWTREVSPPIYNFPW; encoded by the exons ATGGATTCTGCTGTGCTG GCTTTCCACAAGAATAGCATTTGGGCAAGAAATGCTGGGTGTCTAACTGATGGAGAGAAAGTTTATGATGATTCCTCCGGAAATGAACAGAAGCGTGGTCAACAATGGCTTATGGATGCAACAGAGCCAGAACTGTTCTGCAACAAGAAGCAAGCAGTAGAAGCTGTTAACAGCTGGAATATTTCaggaatttcaaatatgaatgATTCTCCATGTGGAAACATTTCAAGTTTTGCATCTGTTTCAGGGCCATTCTTGGACCGCCTATTTGGAACTGACCTTAAAATAATTCATCCTCTTAGCAGGAACATTCCATCTGCTAGTACTGGGAATATGGATATGGGAAGAAAGGGATTTGAGTTTCCATTCAGAAGTGATTCCTCGTTTGGTTTATCTATGTCTCATGCTATAGCAGATCCATCTTTCAACTACAGTGGAATCAGAAAAGTTAAAGTGAATGAAGTGAGGGACTCTGACAATGGCATGCCTGTAGGAATGGGGCACTTCTATAATAGGGGAGGTTACAATATGATTTCAGCTGGCTCAGCCTATAATAAGAGTGATTACAGCAACATTTCACTGGGCCCAGTTTATAATAATGGTAATCAGAATACTATTTCAATGGGTGCTTACTTTAATAAGGCAACTTCCAATTTTGGCTCAAGAAGTCATACCTTCAACCAGGAAACTGGCAATTCCATATCAATGGGTCATACCTATCACAAAGTGGATAGGAGTGTGTTGTCCATGGGTCATTTCTATGACAATGGGaatggaaattttttatcaaaggtTCAGCAGCATGGAAAGGAAGATGGCAGTATCATGTCAATGAGTCCTGCTTATAACAAGGGGCACGAGAAATTTATTTCAATGGGCCCTTCCTACAGTGAAGCAAATGGTAATTTCGGTACAATGGGTATGGTCTATAGTAAGCACAATGATGATATCATGTCCATGGGTCCAACCAATGATAGGGTGGAGACCGGTAATGTGTCATTGTGTCTCACGACTCTCACCTATGACAACGAAGATTCTAGCATTTTATCTATGGGCCACAACTACAATAAGGGCCAGAACAATACTGTCTCATTTGGAGGCTTTCATGAAGAACCTGAGACAAATTCTTCTGGCAGGATCATTGGCAGCTATGATTTGTTGATGAGTCGGTCATCAGCACAAGCTCCAGAAGCAGTTTGCCAGAAAGATGCTCAAGCTTCAGAAATACTTTGTCAGCAAGATGCACGAGCCTCAGGAGTACTCGGCCAGAAAGATACTCAAGCTTCAGAAATACTTGGCCAGAAAGATGCTCAAACTTCACAAGTACTTACCCAGAAAGATGCTCAATTGTCAGAAATACCTGGCCAGCAAGAAGTACAAACTTCAGAACAAGTACTTAGCCAAAAATATTTGGCTCAATCGAATGCTGATCCAGCTGCTAGTTGCACACCAAAAGCTACTTCTAAAACCGATACTGTCTCAAAAAATAAACAGATAAATACTAAAAAGGATCCCTCAAGCCACTTTCCTTTGAATGTTAAAAGCTTGTTATCAACTGGTATGTTTGATGGGGTTCCTGTGAAGTATGTTTCATGGACACGGGAGGTAAGTCCTCCAATTTATAATTTTCCATGGTAA
- the LOC100249637 gene encoding uncharacterized protein LOC100249637 isoform X1: MDSAVLAFHKNSIWARNAGCLTDGEKVYDDSSGNEQKRGQQWLMDATEPELFCNKKQAVEAVNSWNISGISNMNDSPCGNISSFASVSGPFLDRLFGTDLKIIHPLSRNIPSASTGNMDMGRKGFEFPFRSDSSFGLSMSHAIADPSFNYSGIRKVKVNEVRDSDNGMPVGMGHFYNRGGYNMISAGSAYNKSDYSNISLGPVYNNGNQNTISMGAYFNKATSNFGSRSHTFNQETGNSISMGHTYHKVDRSVLSMGHFYDNGNGNFLSKVQQHGKEDGSIMSMSPAYNKGHEKFISMGPSYSEANGNFGTMGMVYSKHNDDIMSMGPTNDRVETGNVSLCLTTLTYDNEDSSILSMGHNYNKGQNNTVSFGGFHEEPETNSSGRIIGSYDLLMSRSSAQAPEAVCQKDAQASEILCQQDARASGVLGQKDTQASEILGQKDAQTSQVLTQKDAQLSEIPGQQEVQTSEQVLSQKYLAQSNADPAASCTPKATSKTDTVSKNKQINTKKDPSSHFPLNVKSLLSTGMFDGVPVKYVSWTREKSVRGVIKGSGYLCSCKDCNSSNCLNAYEFERHANCKTKHPNNHIYFENGKTIYAVVQELKNTPQDKLFEVIQNVTGCPINQKNFQTWKASYQAATVELQRIYGKDGATGPILK; this comes from the exons ATGGATTCTGCTGTGCTG GCTTTCCACAAGAATAGCATTTGGGCAAGAAATGCTGGGTGTCTAACTGATGGAGAGAAAGTTTATGATGATTCCTCCGGAAATGAACAGAAGCGTGGTCAACAATGGCTTATGGATGCAACAGAGCCAGAACTGTTCTGCAACAAGAAGCAAGCAGTAGAAGCTGTTAACAGCTGGAATATTTCaggaatttcaaatatgaatgATTCTCCATGTGGAAACATTTCAAGTTTTGCATCTGTTTCAGGGCCATTCTTGGACCGCCTATTTGGAACTGACCTTAAAATAATTCATCCTCTTAGCAGGAACATTCCATCTGCTAGTACTGGGAATATGGATATGGGAAGAAAGGGATTTGAGTTTCCATTCAGAAGTGATTCCTCGTTTGGTTTATCTATGTCTCATGCTATAGCAGATCCATCTTTCAACTACAGTGGAATCAGAAAAGTTAAAGTGAATGAAGTGAGGGACTCTGACAATGGCATGCCTGTAGGAATGGGGCACTTCTATAATAGGGGAGGTTACAATATGATTTCAGCTGGCTCAGCCTATAATAAGAGTGATTACAGCAACATTTCACTGGGCCCAGTTTATAATAATGGTAATCAGAATACTATTTCAATGGGTGCTTACTTTAATAAGGCAACTTCCAATTTTGGCTCAAGAAGTCATACCTTCAACCAGGAAACTGGCAATTCCATATCAATGGGTCATACCTATCACAAAGTGGATAGGAGTGTGTTGTCCATGGGTCATTTCTATGACAATGGGaatggaaattttttatcaaaggtTCAGCAGCATGGAAAGGAAGATGGCAGTATCATGTCAATGAGTCCTGCTTATAACAAGGGGCACGAGAAATTTATTTCAATGGGCCCTTCCTACAGTGAAGCAAATGGTAATTTCGGTACAATGGGTATGGTCTATAGTAAGCACAATGATGATATCATGTCCATGGGTCCAACCAATGATAGGGTGGAGACCGGTAATGTGTCATTGTGTCTCACGACTCTCACCTATGACAACGAAGATTCTAGCATTTTATCTATGGGCCACAACTACAATAAGGGCCAGAACAATACTGTCTCATTTGGAGGCTTTCATGAAGAACCTGAGACAAATTCTTCTGGCAGGATCATTGGCAGCTATGATTTGTTGATGAGTCGGTCATCAGCACAAGCTCCAGAAGCAGTTTGCCAGAAAGATGCTCAAGCTTCAGAAATACTTTGTCAGCAAGATGCACGAGCCTCAGGAGTACTCGGCCAGAAAGATACTCAAGCTTCAGAAATACTTGGCCAGAAAGATGCTCAAACTTCACAAGTACTTACCCAGAAAGATGCTCAATTGTCAGAAATACCTGGCCAGCAAGAAGTACAAACTTCAGAACAAGTACTTAGCCAAAAATATTTGGCTCAATCGAATGCTGATCCAGCTGCTAGTTGCACACCAAAAGCTACTTCTAAAACCGATACTGTCTCAAAAAATAAACAGATAAATACTAAAAAGGATCCCTCAAGCCACTTTCCTTTGAATGTTAAAAGCTTGTTATCAACTGGTATGTTTGATGGGGTTCCTGTGAAGTATGTTTCATGGACACGGGAG AAGAGTGTTCGAGGAGTTATAAAAGGGAGTGGGTATTTGTGCAGCTGTAAGGACTGCAATAGCTCTAAT TGTCTTAATGCTTATGAGTTTGAGCGCCATGCTAATTGCAAGACCAAacacccaaacaatcatatttacTTCGAGAATGGGAAAACCATTTATGCAGTGGTCCAAGAGCTGAAAAACACTCCTCAAGACAAGCTTTTTGAAGTGATTCAAAATGTAACTGGATGTCCTATTAATCAGAAGAATTTTCAAACTTGGAAAG CATCATATCAGGCGGCAACAGTTGAACTTCAGCGTATCTATGGAAAGGATGGAGCCACAGGACCAATCTTGAAATAA
- the LOC100249637 gene encoding uncharacterized protein LOC100249637 isoform X2 yields MAFHKNSIWARNAGCLTDGEKVYDDSSGNEQKRGQQWLMDATEPELFCNKKQAVEAVNSWNISGISNMNDSPCGNISSFASVSGPFLDRLFGTDLKIIHPLSRNIPSASTGNMDMGRKGFEFPFRSDSSFGLSMSHAIADPSFNYSGIRKVKVNEVRDSDNGMPVGMGHFYNRGGYNMISAGSAYNKSDYSNISLGPVYNNGNQNTISMGAYFNKATSNFGSRSHTFNQETGNSISMGHTYHKVDRSVLSMGHFYDNGNGNFLSKVQQHGKEDGSIMSMSPAYNKGHEKFISMGPSYSEANGNFGTMGMVYSKHNDDIMSMGPTNDRVETGNVSLCLTTLTYDNEDSSILSMGHNYNKGQNNTVSFGGFHEEPETNSSGRIIGSYDLLMSRSSAQAPEAVCQKDAQASEILCQQDARASGVLGQKDTQASEILGQKDAQTSQVLTQKDAQLSEIPGQQEVQTSEQVLSQKYLAQSNADPAASCTPKATSKTDTVSKNKQINTKKDPSSHFPLNVKSLLSTGMFDGVPVKYVSWTREKSVRGVIKGSGYLCSCKDCNSSNCLNAYEFERHANCKTKHPNNHIYFENGKTIYAVVQELKNTPQDKLFEVIQNVTGCPINQKNFQTWKASYQAATVELQRIYGKDGATGPILK; encoded by the exons GCTTTCCACAAGAATAGCATTTGGGCAAGAAATGCTGGGTGTCTAACTGATGGAGAGAAAGTTTATGATGATTCCTCCGGAAATGAACAGAAGCGTGGTCAACAATGGCTTATGGATGCAACAGAGCCAGAACTGTTCTGCAACAAGAAGCAAGCAGTAGAAGCTGTTAACAGCTGGAATATTTCaggaatttcaaatatgaatgATTCTCCATGTGGAAACATTTCAAGTTTTGCATCTGTTTCAGGGCCATTCTTGGACCGCCTATTTGGAACTGACCTTAAAATAATTCATCCTCTTAGCAGGAACATTCCATCTGCTAGTACTGGGAATATGGATATGGGAAGAAAGGGATTTGAGTTTCCATTCAGAAGTGATTCCTCGTTTGGTTTATCTATGTCTCATGCTATAGCAGATCCATCTTTCAACTACAGTGGAATCAGAAAAGTTAAAGTGAATGAAGTGAGGGACTCTGACAATGGCATGCCTGTAGGAATGGGGCACTTCTATAATAGGGGAGGTTACAATATGATTTCAGCTGGCTCAGCCTATAATAAGAGTGATTACAGCAACATTTCACTGGGCCCAGTTTATAATAATGGTAATCAGAATACTATTTCAATGGGTGCTTACTTTAATAAGGCAACTTCCAATTTTGGCTCAAGAAGTCATACCTTCAACCAGGAAACTGGCAATTCCATATCAATGGGTCATACCTATCACAAAGTGGATAGGAGTGTGTTGTCCATGGGTCATTTCTATGACAATGGGaatggaaattttttatcaaaggtTCAGCAGCATGGAAAGGAAGATGGCAGTATCATGTCAATGAGTCCTGCTTATAACAAGGGGCACGAGAAATTTATTTCAATGGGCCCTTCCTACAGTGAAGCAAATGGTAATTTCGGTACAATGGGTATGGTCTATAGTAAGCACAATGATGATATCATGTCCATGGGTCCAACCAATGATAGGGTGGAGACCGGTAATGTGTCATTGTGTCTCACGACTCTCACCTATGACAACGAAGATTCTAGCATTTTATCTATGGGCCACAACTACAATAAGGGCCAGAACAATACTGTCTCATTTGGAGGCTTTCATGAAGAACCTGAGACAAATTCTTCTGGCAGGATCATTGGCAGCTATGATTTGTTGATGAGTCGGTCATCAGCACAAGCTCCAGAAGCAGTTTGCCAGAAAGATGCTCAAGCTTCAGAAATACTTTGTCAGCAAGATGCACGAGCCTCAGGAGTACTCGGCCAGAAAGATACTCAAGCTTCAGAAATACTTGGCCAGAAAGATGCTCAAACTTCACAAGTACTTACCCAGAAAGATGCTCAATTGTCAGAAATACCTGGCCAGCAAGAAGTACAAACTTCAGAACAAGTACTTAGCCAAAAATATTTGGCTCAATCGAATGCTGATCCAGCTGCTAGTTGCACACCAAAAGCTACTTCTAAAACCGATACTGTCTCAAAAAATAAACAGATAAATACTAAAAAGGATCCCTCAAGCCACTTTCCTTTGAATGTTAAAAGCTTGTTATCAACTGGTATGTTTGATGGGGTTCCTGTGAAGTATGTTTCATGGACACGGGAG AAGAGTGTTCGAGGAGTTATAAAAGGGAGTGGGTATTTGTGCAGCTGTAAGGACTGCAATAGCTCTAAT TGTCTTAATGCTTATGAGTTTGAGCGCCATGCTAATTGCAAGACCAAacacccaaacaatcatatttacTTCGAGAATGGGAAAACCATTTATGCAGTGGTCCAAGAGCTGAAAAACACTCCTCAAGACAAGCTTTTTGAAGTGATTCAAAATGTAACTGGATGTCCTATTAATCAGAAGAATTTTCAAACTTGGAAAG CATCATATCAGGCGGCAACAGTTGAACTTCAGCGTATCTATGGAAAGGATGGAGCCACAGGACCAATCTTGAAATAA